In Horticoccus luteus, the following proteins share a genomic window:
- the can gene encoding carbonate dehydratase, whose product MDKLSQLFAQNAAWADKIRGEDPEFFQKLSRQQSPAYLWIGCSDSRVPANQIVGLLPGELFVHRNIANVVVHTDLNCLSVLQFSVDVLKVKHVMVVGHYGCSGVDAALRCRRIGLADYWLGHVQDVCSRHRGLLDAVLEPRAQADRLCELNVIEQVANVAHTTIVRDAWDRGQELTVHGWVYGLQDGLLHDLRVTASSAEEAAAKHASAIAALS is encoded by the coding sequence ATGGACAAGCTCAGCCAATTGTTTGCACAAAACGCCGCGTGGGCGGACAAGATTCGCGGAGAGGATCCGGAGTTCTTCCAGAAGCTCTCGCGGCAGCAGTCGCCCGCTTATTTGTGGATCGGTTGCTCGGACAGCCGGGTGCCGGCGAACCAGATCGTGGGGTTGCTGCCGGGGGAATTATTCGTGCATCGCAACATCGCGAATGTGGTGGTGCACACCGATCTGAACTGCCTCTCGGTGCTGCAGTTTTCGGTCGATGTGTTGAAGGTGAAACACGTGATGGTCGTCGGCCATTATGGCTGCAGCGGCGTCGATGCGGCGCTGCGTTGCCGGCGGATCGGGCTGGCGGATTACTGGCTGGGACACGTGCAGGATGTGTGCAGCCGCCACCGCGGTTTGCTCGATGCCGTGCTGGAGCCGCGGGCGCAGGCGGACCGGTTGTGCGAGCTCAACGTGATTGAGCAGGTCGCCAATGTCGCGCACACCACGATCGTGCGCGATGCGTGGGATCGCGGACAGGAATTGACGGTGCACGGCTGGGTCTACGGGCTCCAGGACGGGCTGTTGCACGACCTGCGCGTCACGGCGTCGAGCGCGGAAGAAGCGGCGGCCAAGCACGCGAGCGCGATCGCGGCGCTCAGCTGA
- a CDS encoding acetyl-CoA carboxylase carboxyltransferase subunit alpha produces the protein MDKPAHVLEFERPLRELEKQVETLHQQALENDIDLSADIGVMEKKLEQLRHEVYTRLTPWQRVLIARHPQRPYSLDYVRLCCQNFQELHGDRQFNDDRALIGGTAFFEGESVMIIAQQKGRDTKENIIRNFGMPHPEGYRKALRLMKLAERFGLPVITFIDTPGAFPGVGSEERHVSEAIAVNLREMALLRVPSIAIVVGEGGSGGALGIGVTDRVLIFENSYYSVISPEGCAAILWKDRAAAPKAAEALKLNANTLRELGVVDDVLAEPFGGAHNDYEAAAATLKHSLSRHLAALRKLSPDDLVEKRYQRYRKLGVFEEIAAKA, from the coding sequence ATGGATAAACCAGCCCACGTGCTCGAGTTCGAGCGGCCCCTTCGCGAACTGGAAAAACAGGTGGAGACCCTCCATCAGCAGGCCCTCGAAAACGACATCGATCTCAGCGCCGACATCGGCGTCATGGAGAAGAAACTCGAGCAGTTGCGGCACGAGGTTTACACGCGCCTCACCCCTTGGCAGCGCGTCCTCATCGCCCGCCATCCGCAACGCCCCTACTCCCTCGATTACGTCCGCCTCTGCTGCCAGAACTTCCAGGAACTGCACGGCGACCGCCAGTTTAACGACGATCGCGCCCTCATCGGCGGCACCGCGTTTTTCGAAGGCGAATCCGTCATGATCATCGCGCAACAGAAGGGACGCGACACCAAGGAAAACATCATTCGCAACTTCGGCATGCCCCACCCCGAAGGCTACCGGAAAGCCCTCCGCCTGATGAAACTCGCCGAACGCTTCGGCCTGCCCGTCATCACGTTCATCGACACGCCCGGCGCGTTTCCCGGCGTCGGTTCCGAAGAGCGCCACGTGTCGGAAGCGATCGCCGTCAATCTCCGCGAAATGGCCCTCCTGCGCGTCCCCTCCATCGCAATCGTGGTCGGCGAAGGCGGCTCCGGCGGCGCGCTCGGCATCGGCGTCACGGACCGCGTTCTCATCTTCGAAAACAGCTACTACTCGGTCATATCCCCCGAAGGCTGCGCGGCCATTCTCTGGAAAGATCGCGCGGCCGCCCCGAAAGCCGCCGAAGCACTCAAGCTCAACGCCAACACCCTCCGCGAACTCGGCGTCGTCGACGACGTCCTGGCGGAGCCTTTTGGCGGCGCGCATAACGACTACGAAGCCGCCGCCGCGACGCTCAAACATTCGCTTTCCCGCCACCTCGCCGCGCTGCGTAAACTCTCGCCCGACGACCTCGTCGAGAAACGCTACCAGCGTTACCGCAAACTCGGCGTCTTCGAGGAAATCGCTGCGAAAGCCTGA
- a CDS encoding TIGR00282 family metallophosphoesterase — translation MIKVLFIGDIVGRPGREIVAERVPKLREELKLDFVIANGENSAAGSGITSAIARSLLGVGVDAITLGDHVWDQRGWEKEITQVDRVCRPANLPASCPGWDHLIIESRGFRLGVFTVLGRDFMGLKADNPFLCADRMIAQLRGQCEAILVEVHAEATSEKQALGWYLDGRVAAVLGTHTHVPTADATLLPKGTVFMCDVGMTGPYASVIGREVQPVVARFLDGMPRRFEIAEGDVRLSGALLEIDTADRCATKCELLTVRR, via the coding sequence ATGATCAAGGTTCTTTTTATCGGGGATATCGTGGGGCGGCCCGGCCGCGAGATCGTGGCCGAGCGGGTGCCGAAGCTGCGCGAGGAATTGAAATTGGATTTCGTCATCGCGAATGGCGAAAATTCCGCGGCGGGCTCGGGCATCACCAGCGCGATTGCGCGGTCACTCCTCGGCGTGGGGGTCGACGCGATCACTCTCGGCGATCACGTGTGGGACCAGCGCGGTTGGGAAAAGGAAATCACGCAGGTCGATCGCGTCTGCCGCCCCGCGAATTTGCCGGCGTCGTGTCCCGGGTGGGATCATCTCATCATCGAGTCGCGCGGATTTCGGTTGGGCGTGTTCACCGTGCTCGGACGCGATTTCATGGGGCTCAAGGCGGACAATCCGTTTCTTTGTGCGGATCGGATGATTGCGCAATTGCGTGGGCAATGTGAGGCGATCCTCGTGGAGGTGCACGCGGAGGCGACGTCGGAAAAACAGGCGTTGGGTTGGTATCTGGATGGGCGCGTGGCGGCGGTGTTGGGCACGCACACGCATGTGCCGACGGCGGATGCGACGCTGTTGCCCAAGGGCACGGTTTTTATGTGCGACGTGGGCATGACGGGGCCTTACGCGAGCGTGATCGGGCGCGAGGTGCAACCGGTCGTGGCACGCTTTCTCGATGGCATGCCGCGGCGGTTTGAGATCGCGGAGGGCGACGTGCGGCTGTCGGGGGCGCTGTTGGAGATCGATACGGCGGACCGTTGCGCCACGAAGTGTGAATTGCTGACGGTGCGGCGCTGA
- a CDS encoding DUF2934 domain-containing protein produces MKSPNHEEIAQRAYQLWQQAGEPADQEVEIWLEAERQVGAKNRQSRSAKAERNGTGNAGHEAAHEEKASGSENESEAGSPNAPVMPDKAEIQADLQKQAARAPQVPHHTAPKSKPAETGKPLWKKPHSS; encoded by the coding sequence ATGAAATCGCCGAATCACGAAGAAATCGCCCAGCGGGCTTATCAATTGTGGCAGCAAGCCGGAGAGCCGGCGGATCAAGAGGTGGAAATCTGGCTGGAGGCGGAGCGGCAAGTGGGCGCCAAAAACCGGCAGAGTCGCTCGGCCAAAGCGGAGCGCAATGGCACGGGGAACGCCGGTCACGAAGCCGCGCACGAAGAGAAGGCGTCCGGTAGCGAGAACGAGAGCGAGGCTGGTTCGCCCAACGCGCCGGTGATGCCCGACAAGGCGGAGATTCAAGCTGACCTGCAAAAACAGGCGGCACGCGCGCCGCAGGTGCCCCATCACACGGCGCCAAAGAGCAAACCCGCGGAAACCGGCAAACCGCTCTGGAAGAAACCGCACTCGTCCTGA
- a CDS encoding S8 family serine peptidase codes for MSPLVPRVRVWFCAVAFTLLLPSLLRANSSPSPSEPPVSARELRQGYRDGFVLARPRAGLRALATDSETRAGRRAARIFDRFGGLRLLQNTSGETTAAAIARLRATGLYDYVEPDRIRIATATPNDTSFAQQWSLRNTGAGGGTVGADIDAVAAWDLIHDAPNVIVAVIDTGVRLTHSDIAANLWNNPSPTFGDYHGARYIRGVKSGNPNDDSTSGHGSHVAGIIGAVANNANGIAGVAWNVRIMALKFMDSTGQGYVSDEISCIDYAIAHGAQIINASFGEDTTTSFSQSELDAIARARDAGIIFVAAAGNDASNMDLTRHYPASFPLDNIIAVGSSTKLDDVSTFSNYGPGAVELFAPGEAILSLSNAADSGTAAYQILSGTSMAAPHVSGALALLKAKFPSDNYHQLINRLLRGVEPVARFTGKTLTGGRLNLAAALVTTANRPFNDDFASRARLSGDNIAARGSTVGATTESGEPAHAGNGSASLWYEWTPTTGGLVRLSTAGSTFDTVLAVYTGTNLGALLPLASNDNDSGTLTSRLDLVVQAGTTYEIAVAGKNGATGFAQLSLGTVPGNDAFASPLVLNGASVRVTATNANCTREVGEPQILSQAGGHSLWYQWTAPATARVQVAAYSTDLDPLLAIYTGSSLTALTLVAASDDTNGQPASLCTLNAVAGVTYRIAVDSKAADVVGQFTLTLVDSLWQATTGNNLTSSPAVAPDGSVYVGSVDGYLYAYNADGSQKWAPFNTGGLIDTCSPAIGDDGTVYVGSFSGSLYAIDGATGAQKWTQQVASGGTVANSPALAPDGSIYLRSNDGQLVAFTNAGTQKWTFPIPGESYASPIVAPDGTIYLGADNATFYAVNSTGTQQWKYTLSDANTAIYTTAALDSSGNIYFATFGGAPNTVRSLTPAGALRWSASLGDNSTSSPALSADGATLYLAAYDHYLYAFNTANGALRWKFLLGGEVRASSPAVDANGVVYIGCYDGLLYAINPDGSLHRTYPTGDWIRSSPAIAGHALYVGSNDRKLYAFDLNAGPATGPWPMYRANARRTGRAIVEPLAIVVPPASLNALVGDPVDFTFTPSGTAPFSYQWRKNGAPIPGATAATLHFDAAAAADTGAYSVTVTNAQGSVTSAAATLSVYAAGLSQLSNLSVRTTAGSGSQTFIVGFVIAGASKPLLLRAIGPTLADYGVTGVLPDPQLAVYDSSTLVASNDNWGGTTALKQAFTELGAFTLPDASADAALLTTLDAKPYTVQITGGVGIALAEVYDAHLDPASAPRLTNISARTQVGTGNGILIAGFVVHGAGAKRVLIRGVGPRLLDYGVSGVLADPVLQLFKDGALVAENDDWGGAPALSAAAEAVGAFTLGQGGKDSALLVTLPAGVYTAQVSGVGGTTGVALVEIYDVQ; via the coding sequence GTGTCGCCCCTCGTTCCCCGCGTCCGTGTTTGGTTCTGCGCCGTAGCTTTCACGCTCCTCCTGCCCTCCTTGCTGCGCGCCAACTCGTCGCCCTCGCCCAGCGAGCCGCCGGTCTCCGCCCGCGAACTTCGCCAAGGCTACCGCGACGGCTTCGTGCTCGCCCGCCCCCGCGCTGGATTGCGCGCGCTCGCCACCGATTCTGAAACCCGCGCCGGCCGCCGCGCCGCGCGCATCTTTGATCGCTTCGGCGGTCTTCGCCTCCTCCAAAACACCTCCGGCGAGACCACCGCCGCCGCCATCGCCCGCCTCCGCGCCACCGGCCTCTACGATTACGTCGAGCCCGACCGCATTCGCATCGCCACCGCCACACCCAACGACACCTCTTTCGCGCAACAGTGGAGCCTCCGCAACACCGGCGCCGGCGGCGGCACCGTGGGAGCCGACATCGATGCCGTTGCCGCATGGGACCTCATCCACGACGCGCCCAACGTCATCGTCGCCGTCATCGACACCGGCGTGCGCCTCACCCACTCCGACATCGCGGCCAACCTCTGGAACAACCCCAGCCCCACGTTCGGCGATTATCACGGCGCGCGCTACATTCGCGGCGTGAAATCCGGCAATCCCAACGACGACAGCACCAGCGGCCACGGTTCCCACGTCGCCGGTATCATCGGCGCCGTCGCCAACAATGCCAACGGCATCGCCGGCGTCGCCTGGAACGTCCGGATCATGGCGCTGAAGTTCATGGATTCCACCGGCCAAGGCTACGTCTCCGATGAGATTTCGTGCATCGATTACGCCATCGCCCACGGCGCACAGATCATCAACGCCAGCTTCGGCGAAGACACCACCACCTCCTTCTCTCAATCCGAACTCGACGCCATCGCCCGCGCCCGCGACGCCGGCATCATCTTCGTCGCCGCTGCCGGCAACGACGCCTCCAACATGGACCTCACGCGCCACTACCCCGCGAGTTTTCCGTTGGATAACATCATCGCCGTGGGCAGCTCCACGAAGCTCGACGACGTCAGCACCTTCAGCAATTACGGCCCCGGCGCCGTCGAACTCTTCGCGCCCGGCGAAGCCATCCTCTCGCTCAGCAACGCCGCCGATTCCGGCACCGCCGCCTACCAAATCCTCTCCGGCACGTCCATGGCCGCCCCGCACGTCAGTGGCGCCCTCGCCTTGCTCAAGGCGAAATTCCCCTCCGACAACTACCACCAGCTCATCAACCGCCTGCTGCGCGGCGTCGAACCCGTCGCCCGCTTCACGGGCAAGACCCTCACCGGCGGCCGCCTCAACCTCGCCGCCGCGCTCGTCACCACCGCCAATCGCCCTTTCAACGACGACTTCGCCAGCCGCGCCCGCCTCTCCGGCGATAACATCGCCGCCCGCGGCTCGACTGTCGGCGCCACCACCGAATCCGGTGAGCCCGCCCACGCCGGCAACGGCAGCGCTTCGCTCTGGTATGAATGGACGCCCACCACCGGTGGCCTCGTCCGCCTCAGCACCGCCGGCAGTACCTTCGACACCGTGCTCGCCGTTTACACCGGCACGAACCTCGGCGCGCTCCTCCCACTCGCCAGCAACGACAACGACAGCGGCACGCTCACCAGCCGCCTCGACCTCGTCGTGCAGGCCGGCACCACCTACGAAATCGCCGTCGCCGGCAAAAACGGCGCCACCGGTTTCGCTCAGCTCAGCCTCGGCACCGTCCCCGGCAACGACGCCTTCGCCTCGCCCCTCGTGCTCAACGGCGCCAGCGTGCGCGTCACCGCCACCAATGCCAATTGCACCCGCGAGGTCGGCGAGCCCCAGATCCTCAGCCAGGCCGGCGGCCACTCCCTCTGGTATCAATGGACCGCACCCGCCACCGCCCGCGTCCAAGTCGCCGCGTATTCCACCGACCTCGATCCGCTCCTCGCGATTTACACCGGCTCCTCCCTCACCGCCCTCACCCTCGTCGCCGCGAGCGATGACACGAACGGCCAGCCTGCCAGCCTCTGCACGCTCAACGCCGTCGCCGGCGTCACCTACCGAATCGCCGTCGATTCCAAAGCCGCCGATGTCGTCGGCCAGTTCACCCTCACGCTCGTGGATTCGCTCTGGCAGGCCACCACGGGCAACAACCTCACCAGCTCCCCCGCCGTCGCACCCGATGGCAGCGTCTACGTCGGCAGCGTCGACGGCTACCTCTACGCCTACAACGCCGATGGCTCGCAAAAGTGGGCGCCCTTCAACACCGGTGGCCTCATCGACACGTGTTCACCCGCCATCGGCGACGATGGCACCGTTTACGTCGGTTCGTTCAGCGGCTCGCTCTACGCGATCGACGGTGCGACCGGCGCCCAGAAATGGACCCAGCAAGTCGCCTCCGGCGGCACCGTCGCCAACAGCCCCGCGCTCGCCCCCGACGGCAGCATCTACCTTCGTTCCAACGACGGCCAACTCGTCGCCTTTACCAACGCCGGCACGCAAAAATGGACCTTCCCGATCCCCGGCGAATCCTACGCGTCGCCCATCGTCGCGCCCGACGGCACCATTTACCTCGGCGCCGACAACGCCACGTTTTACGCCGTCAATTCCACCGGCACGCAGCAGTGGAAATACACGCTCTCCGACGCCAACACCGCCATCTACACCACCGCCGCGCTCGATTCCTCCGGTAATATCTACTTCGCCACCTTCGGCGGCGCGCCGAACACCGTCCGCTCGCTCACGCCCGCCGGCGCACTGCGTTGGAGCGCCAGCCTCGGCGACAACTCCACCTCCTCGCCCGCGCTCAGCGCCGACGGCGCCACGCTCTACCTCGCCGCCTACGACCATTACCTCTACGCGTTCAACACCGCCAACGGCGCGCTGCGTTGGAAGTTTCTCCTCGGCGGCGAAGTGCGCGCTTCCTCGCCCGCGGTCGATGCCAACGGCGTCGTTTATATCGGTTGTTACGACGGCCTCCTCTACGCCATCAACCCCGACGGCTCCCTCCACCGCACGTATCCGACGGGCGACTGGATTCGGTCCTCTCCCGCCATCGCCGGCCACGCGCTCTACGTCGGCAGCAACGACCGTAAACTCTACGCCTTCGATCTCAACGCCGGTCCCGCGACCGGGCCCTGGCCCATGTATCGCGCCAACGCCCGCCGCACCGGCCGCGCCATCGTCGAACCCCTCGCAATCGTCGTCCCACCTGCCTCGCTCAACGCCTTGGTCGGCGACCCCGTCGACTTCACCTTCACGCCCAGCGGCACGGCCCCCTTCAGTTATCAATGGCGGAAAAACGGCGCGCCGATCCCCGGCGCCACCGCCGCCACGCTCCATTTCGATGCCGCCGCCGCCGCTGACACCGGCGCGTATTCCGTCACGGTGACCAATGCCCAAGGCTCCGTCACCAGCGCAGCCGCCACGCTCAGTGTTTACGCCGCCGGCCTCTCGCAGCTGAGCAATCTCTCTGTCCGCACCACCGCCGGAAGTGGAAGCCAGACCTTCATCGTTGGCTTTGTGATCGCCGGCGCCAGCAAGCCGCTGCTCCTCCGCGCCATCGGCCCCACGCTCGCCGATTACGGCGTGACCGGCGTCCTGCCCGACCCACAACTCGCCGTTTACGACAGCAGCACGCTCGTGGCCTCCAACGACAACTGGGGCGGCACCACGGCATTGAAGCAGGCGTTCACCGAGCTGGGTGCGTTCACCCTCCCCGACGCCAGCGCCGATGCCGCCCTCCTCACCACCCTCGACGCGAAACCCTACACCGTGCAAATCACGGGCGGCGTCGGCATCGCCCTGGCTGAAGTTTACGATGCGCACCTCGACCCGGCCAGCGCGCCCCGCCTCACTAACATCTCCGCGCGCACGCAGGTCGGCACCGGCAATGGCATTCTCATCGCCGGCTTTGTCGTCCACGGCGCGGGCGCCAAACGCGTGCTCATCCGTGGCGTCGGCCCGCGCTTGCTCGACTACGGCGTGTCCGGCGTCCTCGCCGATCCGGTGCTGCAACTCTTCAAGGATGGCGCGCTCGTCGCCGAAAACGACGACTGGGGCGGCGCTCCTGCCCTGAGTGCCGCCGCGGAAGCCGTTGGCGCGTTTACGCTTGGTCAGGGCGGCAAGGATTCCGCGCTGCTCGTCACCTTGCCCGCCGGCGTTTATACTGCGCAGGTTTCTGGCGTGGGAGGCACGACGGGCGTCGCCCTCGTCGAAATCTACGACGTGCAATAA
- a CDS encoding immunoglobulin domain-containing protein, which produces MFSARLFGAAFLLPFAVLARDFPSAPPPAAPAQSRAAAAHPMPAAAEPAIYSIDGTSGPPTDEETLYVEYVNRARMFPAAEGTLLRNTTDPQVVSAYNYFHVDLAKMESEFQALTPLPPVAFNALLTNDARGHTQDMFDYTYQGHEGPEAPPNASTITSRALAAGYNYQVIAENVYSFADSPFHGHAGFEVDWGTASDGMQPTRGHRANIHNSNVREIGVGVVIGTKTGNNLDGNPTTVGPQLVSQEFGTRAALGPLLTGVAYFDLSGDHFYSIGEGLGQVTVTVEGASYSAVTAPSGAFTVPLPGAGTYTVTFTGPGLSQTATVTSASGENVKLDFTPTFSPAILSGPATIYVGTPTAFSIMPAPGATGYLLTSYLRDLTPVTENAENADHFTVDVSGYNPVQTSVKSQGNAAFNLKHPSGDDQVMTLNRSLFVRAGAQLTFSSRLCIATAEEIAKVQISTDEGTTWTDIYSQAGPDQPGETSFTTRTVDLSAYADHICLFRFRFDSTGSYYPSTGFPQAIGWFIDAIAFSHTEELLGSTQSSMGNVVSFNYTAPSAGSYLLALTPENVTRHLPVSAPLLITATPFAGTPASIVTPPVGATVNEGGTVTLTVGVTGSAPFTYQWQKDNVALTAATSASLTLSNVTVGDSGSYTVTVTNGGGSVTSSPAVVGVNGTPPSFSTQPQSATITVGDTITLTGSASGTTPLTYQWQKDGVDLPGATTDSLTLANTTAANSGTYRLNVTNSVGTVPSAEAIVTVNPAAPTGDQSYLSNLSVRAAMVEGQTLIVGFVVDGGSKPILVRAAGPALNQFGLTGVADPRLTIYNSQSTVVAANDDWASSLSGTFAALGAFSFPPDSKDAALLAPLAGPHTAQVTGIGDGAILVEAYDAGINDGTKLVNLSARFHVGTGADILIAGFVLNGTGSKSLLIRAVGPTLAGFGVPATLADPKVAVFDGANLIAQNDDWSATLSATFTQLGAFPFQDNSKDAALIVTLAAGKSYTVQVSGVDNGTGEALVEIYAIP; this is translated from the coding sequence ATGTTTTCCGCCCGTCTTTTTGGCGCCGCGTTCCTCCTTCCGTTTGCCGTTCTGGCGCGGGATTTTCCTTCGGCCCCGCCGCCGGCTGCTCCCGCTCAGTCCCGCGCCGCTGCCGCGCACCCGATGCCCGCCGCGGCCGAGCCCGCGATCTATTCGATCGATGGCACCTCTGGCCCGCCGACCGATGAAGAGACGCTCTACGTCGAATACGTGAACCGGGCCCGCATGTTTCCCGCGGCCGAGGGCACCCTGCTTCGCAATACCACCGATCCCCAAGTGGTGTCCGCCTACAATTATTTTCACGTCGACCTCGCCAAAATGGAGAGCGAGTTCCAGGCCCTCACGCCCCTGCCGCCGGTCGCGTTCAACGCCCTGCTCACCAACGACGCCCGCGGTCACACGCAGGACATGTTCGACTATACTTATCAGGGCCACGAAGGCCCCGAAGCTCCCCCGAACGCCTCCACGATCACGTCCCGCGCGCTGGCGGCCGGCTACAATTATCAGGTGATTGCGGAGAACGTTTACTCGTTCGCCGATTCACCGTTCCACGGCCACGCAGGCTTCGAGGTCGATTGGGGCACCGCGAGTGACGGCATGCAACCCACCCGCGGTCACCGGGCCAATATCCACAATTCCAACGTGCGTGAAATTGGCGTTGGCGTCGTCATCGGCACAAAAACCGGCAACAACCTCGACGGCAACCCGACCACCGTCGGTCCCCAGCTTGTTTCACAGGAGTTCGGCACTCGCGCCGCCCTCGGCCCGCTTCTCACCGGCGTCGCTTACTTCGATTTGTCGGGCGACCACTTTTATTCCATCGGCGAGGGCCTTGGCCAGGTGACGGTCACCGTTGAGGGCGCGAGCTACTCCGCCGTGACCGCGCCGTCGGGTGCGTTCACCGTGCCTCTGCCCGGCGCCGGCACCTACACCGTCACGTTCACCGGCCCCGGCCTTTCCCAAACCGCCACCGTCACCAGCGCCAGCGGCGAAAACGTGAAACTGGATTTTACGCCCACGTTTTCCCCCGCGATCTTGAGCGGGCCCGCCACCATTTACGTCGGCACGCCGACCGCGTTCAGCATCATGCCGGCTCCCGGCGCCACCGGTTACCTGCTGACCAGCTACCTGCGCGACCTCACGCCCGTCACCGAGAATGCAGAAAACGCCGACCACTTCACCGTCGACGTTTCTGGCTACAATCCGGTGCAGACATCCGTGAAATCCCAAGGCAACGCCGCGTTCAATCTCAAGCACCCCTCCGGCGACGATCAGGTGATGACCTTGAACCGGTCGCTCTTCGTTCGCGCGGGCGCCCAGCTCACGTTCTCTTCCCGCCTTTGCATCGCGACGGCTGAGGAAATCGCCAAAGTGCAGATCTCCACCGACGAGGGCACGACGTGGACCGACATCTACTCGCAGGCAGGGCCGGACCAGCCCGGCGAAACCAGCTTCACCACCCGCACCGTGGATCTCAGCGCCTACGCCGATCACATCTGCCTCTTCCGTTTCCGCTTCGATTCCACCGGTAGCTATTATCCCAGCACGGGCTTCCCGCAGGCGATCGGCTGGTTCATCGACGCCATCGCCTTTTCGCACACCGAAGAATTGCTCGGCAGCACGCAGTCCAGCATGGGCAACGTGGTTTCATTTAATTACACCGCTCCCTCCGCCGGTTCCTATCTCCTCGCCCTGACGCCGGAAAACGTGACCCGTCACCTCCCCGTCAGCGCTCCTCTGCTCATCACCGCCACGCCTTTTGCCGGCACGCCCGCCAGCATCGTCACCCCACCGGTCGGAGCCACCGTCAACGAAGGCGGCACCGTCACCTTGACAGTCGGCGTCACGGGCAGCGCGCCGTTCACCTATCAGTGGCAGAAGGACAACGTCGCCCTCACCGCGGCCACCTCGGCCAGCCTCACCCTTTCCAACGTCACCGTCGGCGACTCCGGCAGTTACACCGTCACCGTCACCAACGGCGGCGGCAGCGTCACGAGTTCTCCGGCCGTTGTCGGAGTCAACGGCACCCCGCCTTCCTTCAGCACGCAGCCGCAAAGCGCCACCATTACGGTGGGTGACACGATCACCCTCACCGGCTCCGCCTCCGGCACCACCCCGCTGACGTATCAATGGCAGAAAGACGGCGTCGACCTCCCCGGCGCCACCACCGACTCGCTTACTCTCGCCAACACGACCGCCGCCAACTCCGGCACCTATCGACTCAACGTCACCAACAGCGTCGGCACGGTGCCGAGCGCCGAGGCCATCGTCACCGTCAATCCCGCCGCCCCGACCGGCGATCAGAGCTATCTCTCCAATCTCTCCGTTCGCGCGGCGATGGTGGAAGGCCAGACCCTCATCGTCGGTTTTGTCGTCGACGGCGGTAGCAAACCCATCCTCGTCCGCGCGGCCGGCCCCGCCCTCAATCAATTCGGACTCACCGGCGTCGCCGACCCGCGACTCACCATCTACAACAGCCAAAGCACGGTGGTCGCGGCCAACGACGACTGGGCCAGCTCCCTTAGTGGCACCTTCGCCGCACTCGGTGCGTTTTCTTTCCCTCCCGACAGCAAGGACGCCGCCCTGCTGGCCCCGCTCGCCGGACCTCACACCGCGCAGGTGACCGGCATCGGTGACGGCGCGATTCTCGTGGAGGCTTACGACGCGGGCATCAACGACGGCACGAAGCTCGTCAACCTCTCCGCCCGATTCCACGTCGGCACCGGCGCTGATATTTTAATCGCCGGTTTCGTCCTTAACGGCACCGGCTCGAAGTCGCTCCTCATCCGGGCAGTGGGTCCGACCCTGGCCGGCTTCGGCGTCCCCGCCACCCTCGCCGATCCCAAAGTCGCCGTGTTCGACGGTGCCAACCTCATCGCCCAAAACGACGACTGGTCGGCCACCCTGAGCGCCACATTCACCCAACTCGGGGCGTTCCCGTTCCAAGACAACAGCAAGGATGCCGCCCTCATCGTCACTCTCGCCGCCGGTAAATCCTACACCGTCCAAGTCTCCGGCGTCGATAACGGCACGGGCGAAGCGCTGGTCGAGATCTACGCGATTCCCTGA
- a CDS encoding YiiD C-terminal domain-containing protein yields MPAAVSPAGRLQAYLHRSIPLSAAMQVRVTHCEQGVVELTAPLSPNVNHRHTMFGGSISALALLAGWGAFHLALEASAVNAEIVIRHNTIDYVAPAAGDVTAHCAAVSDEERARFARTFRRLGKARMPLVVTLRCGSTVVARFHGDYAALAG; encoded by the coding sequence ATGCCTGCGGCCGTTAGCCCAGCCGGGCGGCTCCAAGCGTATCTGCATCGCTCCATTCCGCTTTCGGCGGCGATGCAGGTGCGGGTGACGCATTGTGAACAAGGCGTGGTGGAACTCACCGCGCCCCTTTCGCCCAACGTCAATCATCGCCACACGATGTTTGGCGGCAGCATCTCCGCGCTCGCGCTGCTCGCCGGTTGGGGCGCTTTTCACCTCGCTCTCGAAGCCAGCGCCGTGAACGCCGAAATCGTCATTCGCCACAACACCATCGACTACGTGGCGCCGGCGGCGGGCGATGTCACCGCCCACTGCGCCGCCGTGAGCGACGAGGAACGCGCACGTTTTGCGCGCACGTTCCGACGGCTCGGCAAGGCGCGCATGCCACTGGTCGTCACCTTGCGTTGCGGCTCCACGGTTGTCGCCCGCTTTCACGGCGACTATGCCGCTCTCGCCGGCTGA